One part of the Ochotona princeps isolate mOchPri1 chromosome 3, mOchPri1.hap1, whole genome shotgun sequence genome encodes these proteins:
- the GPR160 gene encoding probable G-protein coupled receptor 160, whose product MTALSSGNCSALYQLHHTYQPLEANCLLLLIILGKILLNTLTLGMRRKSTQENLMGCFCISVALVDLLLLINISIISYFRDFVLLGIRFTKYHICLFTQIVSFTYGFLHYPVFLTACIDYCLHFSKTTTLSFKCQKLLYFFVVLITWTAVLAYVLGEPSIYRSLKTQKGFSYQCPFYISHQSHWLSFAMMLVVLVAFITSWSEVITLVQAIRITSYRNETILYFPFLSHSSYNVNSKKTLLPKLLVCFLGTWLPFVLLQGIILLLKVQIPAYIDLNIPWLYFVNSFLIATVYWFNCHKLNLRDVALPVDPFVDWKCCFIPLTVHHFEQTEKPVAIITC is encoded by the coding sequence ATGACTGCCCTTTCTTCAGGAAACTGCTCTGCTCTGTACCAGTTACATCACACATACCAGCCCCTGGAAGCGAACTGTCTGCTCTTATTGATCATACTAGGGAAAATACTGTTAAACACCCTCACACTAGGAATGAGAAGAAAAAGCACCCAAGAAAACCTTATGGGATGCTTTTGTATTTCTGTAGCACTTGTTGACCTTCTACTTTTGATAAACATTTCCATTATATCCTATTTCAGGGATTTTGTACTTTTGGGCATTCGGTTTACTAAGTACCACATCTGCCTGTTTACTCAAATTGTTTCCTTTACTTACGGTTTTTTGCATTACCCCGTTTTCCTGACAGCTTGCATAGACTATTGCCTGCATTTTTCTAAAACCACCACACTGTCATTTAAATGTCAAAAGTTACTTTATTTCTTTGTAGTACTTATAACTTGGACTGCAGTCCTGGCTTACGTTTTGGGAGAGCCATCCATCTACCGCAGCCTAAAGACACAGAAAGGCTTTTCTTACCAGTGTCCTTTCTACATCAGCCATCAGAGCCACTGGTTGTCGTTTGCCATGATGCTGGTCGTACTTGTGGCCTTTATAACCTCTTGGTCAGAGGTCATCACCTTGGTGCAGGCAATTAGAATAACTTCCTACAGGAATGAGACCATCCTATATTTCCCTTTTTTATCCCACTCTAGCTATAATGTGAACTCTAAGAAAACGCTCTTGCCTAAGCTCCTTGTCTGTTTTCTCGGGACCTGGCTACCATTTGTACTACTTCAAGGAATCATCCTTTTACTGAAAGTACAGATACCAGCCTATATAGATCTGAACATTCCCTGGTTGTACTTTGTCAACAGTTTTCTCATTGCTACAGTTTACTGGTTTAATTGTCACAAGCTTAATTTAAGAGATGTCGCATTGCCTGTAGATCCATTTGTCGATTGGAAATGCTGCTTTATTCCACTTACAGTTCATCATTTTGAGCAAACTGAAAAACCTGTAGCAATAATCACATGCTAA